The genomic DNA GTGCGCCGGTAGTCGATCCGTGCCGCCTCCAGCACCGGCTTGATGACCTCCTCCACCACTCCCTCGCGGATGGTGCTCTGGGCCAACTGGCGGGAGCCGTTGCGCTCGGCGTGCTGGGTGCTGACTACGACAGTGCGCACCGCCACCGGGCGATCGTTCTCGTATTCCACGCTGACCTGCGACTTCCCGTCGGGGCGGAGCCATTCGATCGGCCGGTGGCCGTTGAGTCCCTTCCGCACGGCCGCGAGCCGCTCCACGATCCGGTGCGCCAGCATGATCGGGAGTGGCATGCGCTCCCGGGTCTCGCTGGTGGCGTAGCCGAACATCATCCCCTGGTCGCCGGCGCCCTGCAGCTTGCTCTCGTCCGAGTCCACCCCCATGGCGATATCGGCCGACTGGCGGTCGATCGACGTCAGCACCGCGCAGGTGCGGCCATCCATCCCGTAAGTGGCGTCGGTGTAGCCGATCGCTTCCACCGTCCGGCGGACCAGGTCGGGAATGTGGACGTAGGTCTTGGTAGTGATCTCGCCTGCCACCACGGCCATACCCGTCGTCACCAGGGTCTCACAGGCCACCCGCCCGGCCGGGTCCCGCGAGAGGATGGCGTCCAGGACCGCATCGGAGATCTGATCGGCGACCTTGTCGGGGTGGCCTTCGGTGACGGATTCGGACGTGAAGACGTGACGCTTGGAAGCGGCCATGGCTAGCGGGTTCCGTGGGTGAGAGAGAGGCAGAGCGCCCGTCAGGACGCCGGCTTGCCGGCTGGCAAGGTAGCCACCCGTCCCCGCCCGGGCAACGCCGAATTGGGATCGAGCAGGCGGACGTCGATGTATTCCCCGACCACGCTGCGGAGCGCTTCGGAAACGTCGCTCGAGCTCGCGGCCGAGAGGGCGGACTCGGCCGCCTGCCGCGCGGCCGGCTCGGGCACGGTTCGCACCACCCATTTGACCAAGGGCAGCGCGGGCGGCGAGACGCTCAACTGGTCGTATCCCAGACCGATCAGCAGCACGGCGCTCAACGCCTCCGACGCCATCTCGCCGCAGACGCTCACCGGCACACCCGCTGCACGGCCCACGGCGAGCACCTGCTGGAGCTGGCGCACGATCGAGGGGTGGTGAGGGGTGAACCGGTCGGCCAGTCGCGCGTTCCCACGATCCACCGCCATGGTGTACTGGGTGAGATCGTTGGTCCCCACGCTGAAGAAGGCGCTCACCTCGGCCAGCCGGTCGGCGATCAGCACGGCCGCCGGGGTCTCGATCATGACGCCTACCGGCACGGACTCCGCCGCCCGGATCCCAGCCGCCTTGAGGGCGGCCGCCTCCTCCTCCATCATCGCCCTGGCCTCCTCCACCTCCTCCACCAAAGTGACCAGCGGCAGCATGAGGCGGATATCGCGGCCGGCGGCCGCGCGCAGCACCGCGCGCAGCTGGGGCCGGAATACCTCGGGCTCATCCAGGCAGACCCGGATCGAGCGCCAGCCCAGGAACGGGTTGGCCTCCGCCGAGGTTTTGAACGCCACTGGGAACTTGTCGCCGCCGAGATCGTAGCTGCGGATCACGATCGGATGGTCGCGAAAAGCGGATGCGACCCGGCGGAAGTAGTCGGTCTGCTCGTCCTCGGTCGGCAGCGTGGCGCGGCCGGTGAGGAGGAACTCGGTCCGCAGCAGGCCAACCCCCTGGGCGCCGAAGCGGACGGCCTGCTCGATCTCCTCCGGCAGGTCGACGTTGCCCATGAGCTGGATCTCGCGCCCATCGGGCGTCACCGCAGGTGCTTCGACCACCGCCTCGAGCTGCAGCTCCAGGCGGCTCCGGCGGCTCACCTGTGTCTTGGCATCGTCCAGCTCGTCGCGGGTGGGGTCGAGGATGATCGTGCCGCTCTGCCCATCGAGCAGCAGCATCGTGCCGCCGGGGATCTGGGCGAGTGCGCCGACCGCGCCCATGACCGCCGGGATGCCGAGGGAGTGCGCCAGGATGGCGGCGTGGGCGGTGCGGGTGCCCTCCTCGCTCACCAGCCCGACCACGTGCTCGCGGTCGAGCTGCACGGTGAGTCCGGGGGAGATCTCCTGGGCCACCACGATCACCTGCTCGTCCGCGGGGATGGACCACAGCTCGTGCGCCGAGCGTCCCATCAGGTGCGAGAGCATCCGGAGCTGAATGGCGTTGAGGTCGGCCAGCCGCTCCCTCAAGCGGGCGGCCCCGGCCCAGTGGTTCCGGAATTCCAGTGCCTTGAATTCGTAGGCGGTCTCGGCGCTGAGCTGGTTGTTCCGGATCAGGGTCTCGACGGAGGCGAGGAAATCCCGATCCTGCGCCATGAGGATCTGGGCGTCGAAGATGCGGGACTCCTCGGGGCCGGCGCGCTGGAGCACCCGTTCGCCCAGCTCGGTGAGGTGGGAAACGACGTACTCCACTGCCTCGTGCAGGCGGCGCACCTCGGCGTCGACCTGGTCGGGGCGGACGGCCCGGTCGGGAACGTCGGGAAATTCCCAGCGCACGACGAAAGCCGGGGCGCAGACCACCCCTGGCGAGACGCCGATTCCTCGAAGTGCGCGAGTCATGGTCACTCCTCTCCGAATCCGCTGGCCACCAGCTTCGCGAGTGCCTCCACGGCCTGCGCGGCATCCGGGCCATCGGCCCGGATGATGATCGAGCTGCCGCATTCCGCCGCGAGCATCATCACGCCCATAATGCTCTTCCCGTTGACCCCCACTCCATCCTTGGCGAGCTCCACCTCGGAGTTGAAGCTGCTGGCCAGGCGCACGATTCTCGCGGCCGGGCGGGCGTGCAACCCGTCGCGGTTCACGATGGTGGCTTCTCGCTCGATCACAGTCCGACCCACCGGAAGAACAGCAGCAGCGCCACGGCGAGCAAAGCGAACCGCACCGTGGTGAGCGCAGTGCCGTACCAGCGGGTCACGGCCGCGCCCACCACAGCCACGGCCAGCGCGCCGACCCCGCCCGCCCAGCCGAAACCGGTGAGATACCAGCCCGCCACCACCGGTACCGCCGCCCCGATGGTGAATCCCGCTACCGGGCCGATCCGCTCGATGGCGCGCGGAACCCAGGAGCCACCGATGGCCGCGCCCACCCGCATGCCCGAGTCGAACCCGGTGCGAAGCGCCCAGACCGCGGTGCCGAGCCGGAGCAGGTTGTAGCCGAGCAGGAGACCGGCGATGGCCCACCAGCCGGCGCCCAGGACGGCCGCCACCAGGGCAGCACCGACCAGTGCCGGTACCAGCCCGGCCCAGAACAGCTCATCCCCCATGGCGCCGAGCGGGCTGCAGAGCGCCCGGCGCAGCCGGTCGATCTGGTCGCCGGGGACCGCCTCGTACTCCGCCCGGACGGTGGCGCCGAGCGCGAGTCCGGCGAGGTTGGGGTTGCAGTTGAAGAACTCGGTCGACCGGACCACGGCCTCGCTGTGCCGCACCGGATCCACGGTCTTGAGGTCCTCCAGCAGCGGCTCCGCCGCGTAGCCTATGCCGACGCCGAGCATGCGCTCGTAGTTCCAGGTCCCCTGCACGGCGAAGAGCCGGAGCAGCGCCCGCCAGCCGCCGGTCACCGCAGCACCGCCAGCAGGATGCCGGCGGCGACGCCCGCCAGCAGCCATTTGAGTCGAGCGCCCCGGCCCGCGCTCCGGACCGCGCCGCCGGCGGCGGCGGAGATGCCCGCGCCGATCACGACGAGGGTGAGGCCCACCGCGGTGCGCCGGTCCAGGTGCACGTAACGGGTCATGCCCGATGCGAGGGCGAGTCCCAGGAGCGTGAGGCCCGCTCCGCGCGCGGCGTCGCGCAGCAGCGCCCCGTACTGCAGCCGGCGGATCGCCCGGCTCTCCCCGGCGGCCAGCGCGGCGGCGTGCTGTTGAAT from Gemmatimonadales bacterium includes the following:
- the ptsP gene encoding phosphoenolpyruvate--protein phosphotransferase; translation: MTRALRGIGVSPGVVCAPAFVVRWEFPDVPDRAVRPDQVDAEVRRLHEAVEYVVSHLTELGERVLQRAGPEESRIFDAQILMAQDRDFLASVETLIRNNQLSAETAYEFKALEFRNHWAGAARLRERLADLNAIQLRMLSHLMGRSAHELWSIPADEQVIVVAQEISPGLTVQLDREHVVGLVSEEGTRTAHAAILAHSLGIPAVMGAVGALAQIPGGTMLLLDGQSGTIILDPTRDELDDAKTQVSRRSRLELQLEAVVEAPAVTPDGREIQLMGNVDLPEEIEQAVRFGAQGVGLLRTEFLLTGRATLPTEDEQTDYFRRVASAFRDHPIVIRSYDLGGDKFPVAFKTSAEANPFLGWRSIRVCLDEPEVFRPQLRAVLRAAAGRDIRLMLPLVTLVEEVEEARAMMEEEAAALKAAGIRAAESVPVGVMIETPAAVLIADRLAEVSAFFSVGTNDLTQYTMAVDRGNARLADRFTPHHPSIVRQLQQVLAVGRAAGVPVSVCGEMASEALSAVLLIGLGYDQLSVSPPALPLVKWVVRTVPEPAARQAAESALSAASSSDVSEALRSVVGEYIDVRLLDPNSALPGRGRVATLPAGKPAS
- a CDS encoding HPr family phosphocarrier protein → MIEREATIVNRDGLHARPAARIVRLASSFNSEVELAKDGVGVNGKSIMGVMMLAAECGSSIIIRADGPDAAQAVEALAKLVASGFGEE
- the metK gene encoding methionine adenosyltransferase, which translates into the protein MAASKRHVFTSESVTEGHPDKVADQISDAVLDAILSRDPAGRVACETLVTTGMAVVAGEITTKTYVHIPDLVRRTVEAIGYTDATYGMDGRTCAVLTSIDRQSADIAMGVDSDESKLQGAGDQGMMFGYATSETRERMPLPIMLAHRIVERLAAVRKGLNGHRPIEWLRPDGKSQVSVEYENDRPVAVRTVVVSTQHAERNGSRQLAQSTIREGVVEEVIKPVLEAARIDYRRTKFLINPTGRFVIGGPHGDAGLTGRKIIVDTYGGMARHGGGAFSGKDPSKVDRSAAYAARWVAKNIVEAKLARRCEVQIAYAIGVAQPVSIMVQTFGTGVMPDARLEKIVDQVFDLTPKGIIDVLKLKRPIYRQTASYGHFGRKPFTGLYKGDGKEMKVDYFTWERTDRVRDLLSAAR
- a CDS encoding PTS system mannose/fructose/sorbose family transporter subunit IID, whose protein sequence is MTGGWRALLRLFAVQGTWNYERMLGVGIGYAAEPLLEDLKTVDPVRHSEAVVRSTEFFNCNPNLAGLALGATVRAEYEAVPGDQIDRLRRALCSPLGAMGDELFWAGLVPALVGAALVAAVLGAGWWAIAGLLLGYNLLRLGTAVWALRTGFDSGMRVGAAIGGSWVPRAIERIGPVAGFTIGAAVPVVAGWYLTGFGWAGGVGALAVAVVGAAVTRWYGTALTTVRFALLAVALLLFFRWVGL